A stretch of Elephas maximus indicus isolate mEleMax1 chromosome 20, mEleMax1 primary haplotype, whole genome shotgun sequence DNA encodes these proteins:
- the NBEAL2 gene encoding neurobeachin-like protein 2 isoform X6, with protein sequence MSGSPSAKEVFKERIGYPQLQEILQSHGAPTHRLLQELLNMAVEGDHSTCPPPPIRNEQPVLVLMRWLPSLPTAELRFFLAQHLWWLCDSCPASRATCVQAGLVGCLLETLNTGRTLGARCQEQLLALLQALGSVSLRPLELRRLLRPPPGLNSGPGGAEAENARHAGAIIRALSGMARHQGPARALRYFDLTPSMAGIMVPPVQRWPGPGFTFHAWLCLHPAAAVPAPVTTRPLQRKQLYSFFTSSGSGFEAFFTAAGTLVVAVCTRKEYLTMSLPEVSFADSAWHCVAIVHMPGRRPFSQNLVHVYKDGHLVKTAPLRCPSLSEPFSSCCIGSAGHRTTTTTTGLPEPPVPAALAHAHPSLTRSQSVPASTGLGWGSGLVAPLQEGSISSTLAGTQDTRWGSPTSLEGELGAVAIFHEALQAAPLRVLCTLGPNEMAPFKPEGELHELATKLLLHYSPEACKNNICLDLSPGHGLDGRLTGHRVETWDVKDVVNCVGGMGALLPLLERVAAQPQEAEAGPAETHDLVGPELTSGHSTQGLLLPLGRSSEERMERNAVAAFLLMLRNFLQGHTVNQESLVQCQGPAIIGALLRKVPSWAMDMNVLMSTQLLMEQVAAEGCGSLLYLLYQHLLFNFHLWTLSDFAVRLGHIQYMSSIVREHRQKLRRKYGVQFILDALRTHYSPQRERPLVADDLHTVQTSLLGLAREFLVRSFSADDMQVVLSFLAAVGDDGLVVSTLDLLLALLQGSLAQEPLAAFLLEPGNLEVLLALLVRPKSLPLLPDRVCKILRRLQQNERLPERSRQRLRLRECGLQGLVACLPEGTVSPQLCQGLYKLFLGADCLNLSDLMAVVQLSLQADLSVRLNICRQLFHLIYEQPDIVRLLARQAGWQDVLTRLYVLEATMAGAPPPFPPEPPTSPEPALHKPPNESPAEPSDVFLPSEAPYPDPDAFYQALSPFCTHFDLGLERASVGSGNTVGGSSSNGTLTPASQPGTPSPLDGPRPFPAAPGRHSSSLSNVLEDGSLLEPTVSGDDTSNTSNPQQTSEEELCNLLTNVLFSVTWRGVEGSDEAAWRERGQVFSVLTQLGASATLVRPPDCIKRSLLEMMLESALTDIKEASMGVLASLTQQALWLLRLLQDFLCAEGHGNQELWSEKLLEGVCTLLDRLGAWPHLTNGTGDLREMAQIGLRLVLGYILLEDPQLHAQAYVKLHALLQTTVLVRREEACYVLSKLEAALARALNSSSETATRDAGPPNSAAAASERCSWLVPLVRTLLDRAYGPLGLQWGLPSLPPTNGSPTFFEDFQAFCATPEWRLFIDKQVQPTMSQFEMDTYAKSHDLMSGFWNACYDTLMSSGQRRQRERTHSCQAFQELVLEPAQRRIRLEGLRYAAAIKQQAAQHSTALLHWGALWRQLSSPCGAWALRDPPIPRWKLSSAETYSRMRLKLVPNHHFDPHLEASALRDNLGEAPLTLTEEASLPLAVTKEAKVNTPPEELQEDQLGEDEMAALETAMEAAELDEQREKLVLSAECQLVTVVAVVPGLLEVTTQHVYFYDGSSERVETEEGIGHDFRRPLAQLREVHLRRFNLRRSALELFFIDQANYFLNFPRKVGGTPASSPYQSLSLPNCSSAPTLPHPTLPHTQVRNQVYSCLLRLRPPTQGYLGSRSPQEMLRASGLTQKWVQREISNFEYLMQLNTIAGRTYNDLSQYPVFPWVLQDYVSPALDLNNPAVFRDLSKPIGVVNPKHAQLVREKYESFEDPAGTIDKFHYGTHYSNAAGVMHYLIRTEPFTSLHVQLQSGRFDCSDRQFHSVAAAWQTRLESPADVKELIPEFFYFPDFLENQNGFDLGCLQLSNEKVGDVVLPPWASSPEDFIQQHRRALESEYVSAHLHEWIDLIFGYKQRGPAAEEALNVFYYCTYEGAVDLDHVADERERKALEGIISNFGQTPCQLLKEPHPARLSAEEAAYRLERLDTNSPSIFQHLDQLKAFFAEVVSDRVPLVLAVVPHRQPHSFITQGSPDLLVTVSANGLLGTHSWLPYDRNIRNYFSFSKDPTIGNPKMQRLLSGPWVPGNAVSGQVLAVAPDGKLLFSGGHWDGSLRVTALPRGKLLNQLSRHLDVVTCLALDTCGIYLISGSRDATCMVWRLLQQGGLSVGLAPKPVQVLYGHEAAVSCVAISTELDMAVSGSEDGTVIIHTVRRGQFVAALQPPGATLPGPVSHLALGSEGQIVVQSSTQERPGAQVSYSLHLFSVNGRLRASLPLAEQPTALVVTEDFVLLGTAQCALHILHLHKLLPAAPPLPMKVPIRSVAVTKERSHILVGLEDGKLIVVGAGQPSEVRSGQFARKLWRPSRRISQVSSGETEYNPGEAH encoded by the exons ATGAGCGGCTCCCCCTCGGCCAAG GAGGTGTTTAAGGAGCGTATCGGTTACCCTCAGCTGCAGGAGATTCTGCAGAGCCACGGCGCCCCCACCCATCGGCTGCTGCAAGAGCTGCTCAACATG GCTGTGGAGGGTGACCACAGCACATGCCCACCGCCACCAATCCGCAACGAGCAGCCGGTGCTGGTGCTGATGCGGTGGCTGCCGTCACTGCCTACGGCAGAGCTGCGGTTCTTCCTAGCACAGCACCTCTGGTGGCTCTGCGACAGCTGCCCTGCCAGCCGTGCCACCTGTGTGCAGGCTGGCCTGGTGGGCTGCCTGCTGGAGACTCTCAATACGGGGCGCACCCTGGGGGCCCGTTGCCAGGAGCAGCTGCTGGCACTGCTGCAAGCACTGGGCAGTGTGTCACTGAGGCCCTTGGAGCTGCGTCGTCTGCTACGGCCCCCACCGGGGCTGAACTCCGGGCCAGGAGGAGCTGAGGCTGAGAATGCCCGGCACGCGGGTGCCATCATCCGTGCATTGTCAGGCATGGCCCGGCACCAGGGTCCCGCCCGCGCCCTACGTTACTTTGACCTCACACCCAGCATGGCTGGCATCATGGTGCCCCCTGTGCAGCGCTGGCCTGGACCTGGCTTCACCTTCCACGCCTGGCTTTGTCTGCACCCTGCAGCTGCAGTGCCTGCCCCGGTCACCACCCGGCCACTTCAGCGAAAGCAGCTATACAG CTTTTTCACCAGCAGCGGCTCAGGGTTTGAGGCCTTCTTCACGGCGGCTGGGACGCTGGTGGTAGCCGTGTGCACCCGGAAGGAGTACTTGACCATGAGCCTGCCCGAGGTGTCTTTCGCCGACTCAGCCTGG CACTGTGTGGCCATCGTCCACATGCCTGGGCGCCGGCCCTTCAGCCAGAACCTAGTCCATGTCTACAAAGATGGCCATCTGGTCAAGACAGCACCCCTTCGCTGCCCCTCCCTCAGTGAG CCCTTCTCCTCCTGCTGTATCGGTTCTGCTGGACACCGCACCACGACCACCACCACGGGGCTGCCTGAGCCACCAGTCCCTGCTGCCTTGGCCCACGCTCACCCCTCACTCACCCGTTCCCAGTCAGTCCCGGCTTCcacagggctgggctgggggtcCGGGCTGGTGGCCCCCCTGCAGGAGGGCAGCATCAGCTCCACCCTGGCAGGCACACAGGACACTCGGTGGGGAAGCCCCACGTCCCTAGAGGGCGAGCTGGGGGCTGTGGCCATCTTCCATGAAGCCCTGCAGGCAGCGCCCCTGCGGGTCCTGTGCACCCTGG GGCCGAATGAGATGGCACCCTTCAAGCCCGAGGGTGAACTACACGAGCTTGCCACCAAACTGCTCCTCCATTACTCACCTGAG GCCTGCAAAAACAACATCTGCCTGGACCTGTCCCCTGGCCATGGGCTGGATGGTCGCCTGACAGGCCACAGGGTGGAGACCTGGGATGTAAAg gaCGTGGTAAACTGCGTGGGGGGCATGGGTGCCCTGCTGCCCTTGCTGGAGCGAGTGGCTGCGCAGCCTCAAGAGGCTGAGGCAGGCCCAGCTGAAACACATGACCTCGTGGGGCCCGAGCTGACCTCTGGCCACAGCACCCAGGGCCTGCTTCTCCCACTGGGCAGGTCCTCAG AGGAGCGGATGGAGAGGAACGCAGTGGCTGCCTTCCTGCTGATGCTGCGCAACTTCCTGCAGGGCCACACCGTGAACCAAGAGAGCCTGGTGCAGTGCCAGGGGCCTGCCATCATTGGGGCCCTCCTGCGCAAG GTCCCAAGCTGGGCCATGGACATGAACGTGCTCATGTCCACCCAGCTGCTGATGGAGCAGGTGGCGGCCGAGGGCTGTGGGTCCCTCCTGTACCTGCTCTACCAGCATCTGCTCTTTAACTTTCACCTCTGGACCCTCAGTGACTTCGCTGTGCGCCTTG GCCACATCCAGTACATGTCCAGCATAGTCCGTGAGCACAGACAAAAGCTGCGGAGGAAGTACGGGGTCCAGTTCATCCTCGACGCCCTGCGCACCCATTACAG CCCACAGCGGGAGCGCCCCCTTGTGGCTGACGACCTGCACACGGTGCAGACCTCACTCCTGGGCCTGGCTCGGGAGTTCCTGGTGCGGAGCTTCTCCGCTGATGACATGCAGGTCGTGCTGAGCTTTCTGGCTGCCGTGGGTGATGATGGCCTG GTGGTGAGCACACTGGACCTGTTACTGGCGCTGCTGCAGGGTTCACTGGCACAGGAGCCGCTGGCTGCCTTCCTGCTGGAGCCTGGGAACCTCGAGGTGCTGCTGGCACTGCTGGTGCGGCCAAAGTCATTGCCCCTGCTGCCCGACCGAGTCTGCAAG ATCCTGCGCAGACTGCAGCAGAACGAGCGCTTACCCGAGCGGAGCCGCCAGCGGCTCCGACTGCGGGAGTGTGGCCTCCAGGGCCTCGTTGCCTGCCTGCCCGAGGGCACCGTTTCTCCGCAGCTCTGCCAGGGCCTCTACAAACTGTTCCTGGGGGCAG ATTGCCTGAACCTCTCAGATCTGATGGCTGTGGTGCAGCTTTCCCTCCAGGCTGACCTCAGTGTCCGCCTGAACATTTGTCGCCAG CTCTTCCACCTCATCTACGAACAGCCAGACATAGTGCGGCTTCTGGCCCGCCAGGCTGGCTGGCAGGACGTGCTGACCCGGCTGTATGTCCTGGAGGCCACCATGGCTGGTGCTCCCCCACCTTTTCCACCAGAGCCACCCACCTCCCCCGAGCCAGCCCTGCACAAGCCACCCAATGAGTCACCTGCAGAGCCGTCTGACGTTTTCCTGCCCTCAGAGGCCCCCTACCCTGAcccggatgccttttatcaggCTCTCTCCCCATTCTGCACGCACTTTGACCTGGGCCTGGAACGGGCCAGTGTGGGCTCTGGCAACACTGTCGGTGGCAGCAGCAGCAATGGGACTCTAACCCCAGCTAGCCAGCCTGGCACACCCTCCCCACTGGATGGGCCCCGGCCCTTCCCTGCTGCCCCCGGCCGTCACAGTTCCAGCCTCTCCAATGTGCTAGAGGATGGCAGCCTCCTGGAGCCCACTGTTAGTGGGGATGACACCTCAAACACCAGCAACCCTCAG CAAACCTCTGAGGAGGAGTTGTGCAACCTGCTAACCAACGTGCTGTTCTCAGTGACGTGGCGGGGTGTGGAAGGCAGTGATGAGGCTGCCTGGCGGGAGCGGGGCCAGGTCTTCTCGGTGCTCACCCAGCTGGGGGCCTCAGCCACGCTCGTGCGCCCACCTGACTGCATTAAGCGCAG CCTCCTGGAGATGATGCTAGAGTCAGCTCTGACCGACATCAAGGAGGCCTCGATGGGAGTCCTGGCCAGCCTCACTCAGCAGGCACTTTGGCTGCTGCGCCTGCTGCAGGACTTCCTGTGTGCTGAGGGCCATGGAAACCAGGAGCTGTGGAGTGAGAAG CTTTTGGAAGGTGTGTGCACCTTGCTTGATCGCCTGGGGGCCTGGCCACACCTGACCAACGGCACAGGAGATCTCCGGGAAATGGCACAGATCGGCCTGCGCCTGGTGCTTGGCTACATCCTACTGGAGGACCCTCAG CTGCATGCCCAGGCCTACGTGAAGCTGCACGCCCTGTTGCAGACCACAGTGCTGGTGCGCCGTGAGGAGGCCTGCTACGTGCTCTCCAAGCTGGAGGCGGCACTGGCCAGGGCACTGAACTCCTCCTCTGAGACAGCCACCAGGGATGCTGGGCCCCCAAATTCAGCCGCTGCAGCTTCAGAGCGCTGCTCATGGCTGGTGCCGCTGGTGCGCACGCTGCTGGACCGTGCCTACGGGCCACTGGGGCTGCAGTGGGGGCTCCCCTCCCTGCCACCCACCAATGGCAGCCCCACCTTCTTTGAGGACTTCCAGGCCTTTTGTGCCACACCTGAATGGCGTCTCTTCATCGACAAGCAG GTGCAGCCCACCATGTCGCAGTTCGAAATGGACACATACGCTAAGAGCCACGACCTCATGTCGGGCTTCTGGAATGCCTGCTATGACACACTCATGAGCAGCGGGCAGCGGCGCCAGCGCGAGCGCACCCACAGCTGCCAGGCCTTCCAG GAGCTGGTGCTGGAACCCGCACAGAGGCGCATCCGCCTGGAGGGGCTGCGCTACGCAGCTGCCATAAAGCAACAGGCAGCCCAGCACTCCACCGCCCTGCTTCACTGGGGGGCGCTGTGGCGCCAGCTCTCCAGCCCCTGTGGGGCCTGGGCGCTGAG GGACCCTCCCATCCCCCGCTGGAAGCTGTCCAGCGCCGAGACATACTCCCGCATGCGTCTGAAGCTGGTTCCCAACCACCACTTTGATCCTCACCTGGAAGCCAGTGCCCTTCGTGACAACCTGG GGGAAGCCCCCCTGACACTCACTGAGGAGGCCTCGCTGCCTCTGGCAGTGACCAAGGAGGCCAAAGTCAACACCCCACCTGAGGAACTGCAGGAAGACCAGCTAGGCGAGGATGAGATGGCTGCGCTGGAGACGGC GATGGAGGCCGCGGAACTGGATGAGCAGCGAGAGAAGCTGGTGCTGTCAGCCGAGTGCCAGCTGGTCACGGTGGTGGCTGTGGTCCCAGGGCTGCTGGAGGTGACCACACAGCATGTGTACTTCTACGATGGCAGCTCTGAGCGTGTGGAAACTGAGGAGG GTATCGGTCATGACTTCCGGCGCCCGCTGGCCCAGCTACGGGAGGTACACTTGCGGCGTTTCAACCTGCGCCGCTCGGCACTTGAACTCTTCTTCATCGATCAGGCCAATTACTTCCTCAACTTCCCTCGCAAGGTGGGTGGGACCCCAGCCTCATCCCCTTACCAGTCCCTGAGCCTGCCCAACTGCAGCTCAGCCCCAACCCTGCCCCATCCCACCCTACCCCACACCCAGGTACGGAATCAAGTGTACTCATGCCTCCTGCGTCTACGGCCCCCCACCCAAGGCTACCTAGGCAGCCGCTCACCACAGGAGATGCTGCGTGCCTCAGGCCTTACCCAG AAATGGGTGCAGCGTGAGATATCCAACTTCGAATACTTGATGCAACTCAACACCATTGCGGGGCGGACCTACAATGACCTGTCTCAGTACCCTGTG TTCCCCTGGGTCCTGCAGGATTACGTGTCCCCAGCCCTGGACCTCAACAACCCGGCTGTCTTCCGGGACCTGTCCAAGCCCATCGGTGTGGTGAACCCCAAGCATGCCCAGCTCGTGAGGGAGAA GTACGAGAGCTTTGAGGACCCAGCGGGCACCATTGACAAGTTCCACTATGGGACCCACTACTCCAACGCAGCAGGCGTGATGCACTACCTCATCCGCACTGAGCCCTTCACTTCCCTGCACGTCCAGCTGCAGAGTGGCCG CTTTGACTGCTCTGACCGGCAGTTCCACTCGGTGGCAGCTGCCTGGCAGACCCGCCTGGAGAGCCCCGCCGATGTGAAGGAGCTCATCCCAGAGTTCTTctacttccctgacttcctggagAACCAGAATG GCTTTGACCTGGGCTGCCTCCAGCTGAGCAACGAGAAGGTGGGTGATGTGGTGCTGCCGCCGTGGGCCAGCTCTCCCGAGGACTTCATCCAGCAGCACCGCCGGGCTCTG GAGTCGGAGTATGTGTCTGCCCACCTGCACGAGTGGATTGACCTCATCTTTGGCTACAAACAGCGGGGGCCTGCAGCCGAGGAGGCCCTCAATGTCTTCTATTACTGCACCTACGAGG GAGCTGTGGACCTGGACCACGTGGCGGATGAGCGGGAACGGAAGGCTCTGGAGGGTATTATCAGCAACTTTGGGCAGACCCCTTGTCAGCTGCTGAAG GAGCCACATCCAGCCCGGCTCTCAGCTGAGGAAGCAGCCTACCGCCTTGAACGTCTGGACACTAATTCCCCTAGCATCTTTCAGCACCTGGACCAGCTCAAGGCCTTCTTTGCAGAG GTTGTCAGTGACCGTGTGCCCCTGGTGTTGGCTGTGGTCCCCCACCGGCAACCCCACTCCTTCATCACCCAGGGCTCCCCAGACCTGTTG GTGACCGTGAGCGCCAATGGGCTGCTGGGCACCCACAGCTGGTTGCCCTATGACCGAAACATAAGAAACTACTTCAGCTTCAGCAAAGATCCCACCATAGGCAACCCCAA GATGCAGCGACTTCTGAGTGGCCCATGGGTGCCAGGCAACGCTGTGAGTGGGCAAGTACTGGCAGTGGCCCCCGACGGAAAGCTGTTGTTCAGTGGTGGCCACTGGGATGGCAGCCTGCGAGTGACTGCACTACCCCGTGGCAAGCTGTTGAACCAGCTGAGCCGCCACCTTG ATGTAGTAACCTGCCTTGCACTGGACACTTGTGGCATCTACCTCATCTCAGGCTCCCGGGACGCCACATGCATGGTGTGGCGGCTCCTGCAGCAG GGCGGTCTGTCGGTAGGGCTGGCGCCAAAGCCGGTGCAGGTCTTATATGGGCACGAGGCTGCAGTGAGTTGTGTGGCCATCAGCACTGAACTCGACATGGCTGTGTCTGGATCCGAG GATGGAACTGTGATCATCCACACCGTACGCCGTGGCCAGTTTgtggcagcactgcagcccccAGGGGccacactgcctggacctgtgtcCCACCTGGCGCTGGGATCTGAGGGCCAGATTGTGGTACAGAGCTCAACACAGGAGCGTCCAGGGGCCCAG GTCTCCTACTCCTTGCACCTGTTCTCAGTGAATGGGAGGCTGCGGGCTTCACTGCCCCTGGCAGAGCAGCCCACAGCCCTGGTGGTGACTGAGGATTTTGTTCTGCTGGGCACAGCCCAATGCGCTTTACACATCCTCCACCTTCACAA ACTGCTCCCAGCTGCCCCTCCCCTGCCCATGAAGGTGCCTATCCGCAGCGTGGCCGTGACCAAGGAGCGTAGCCACATTCTCGTGGGCCTAGAGGACGGCAAGCTTATCGTGGTGGGCGCAGGACAGCCCTCTGAG GTGCGCAGCGGCCAGTTCGCGCGCAAGCTGTGGCGGCCCTCGCGGCGCATCTCCCAGGTATCGTCCGGGGAGACCGAGTACAACCCGGGTGAGGCGCACTGA